The window ATTAAACACGGACTTTACTTGCGCTTCGCTCTGCAAACCAAGCAGTAGACTAAATCCCTGGGGTTTAACGTAGCTATCTGGTTGTACATCCGCGCCAGCGATGTCGATTCCCTGAATGTGAATATTGCCATGCAGAATTTTGCCTTGCCAGTTTTCTGGGGTAGTGCTTGCAAGTGGTGAATCTGCGATTTTTACTATCAATCCGATTTTGGCGTCCAGAT of the Teredinibacter turnerae T7901 genome contains:
- a CDS encoding VOC family protein, with protein sequence MENLKGAKMNLSCHIDFDGRCEEAFHFYAEYLDAKIGLIVKIADSPLASTTPENWQGKILHGNIHIQGIDIAGADVQPDSYVKPQGFSLLLGLQSEAQVKSVFNQLSCGGKVILPPQNTFWSPCYAIVIDRFNVPWKLNCAT